Proteins co-encoded in one Verrucomicrobiota bacterium genomic window:
- a CDS encoding TetR/AcrR family transcriptional regulator, translating into MPTFKIDDDKLVSKISEVFRKLGYEGASMTALTEATGLQRASLYHRFPDGKQAMANIVIQQASQNLKRQLSALNKNTSLNHEEKLKTFKCILSDFYCQGHLPCVIDSMSYDLNNYTHAAILKESISALIDELRIIAMDAGLTIQESSDWSIIH; encoded by the coding sequence ATGCCAACATTCAAGATCGATGATGACAAACTTGTTTCTAAAATTTCAGAAGTATTCAGAAAACTAGGCTATGAAGGAGCAAGTATGACCGCACTAACAGAGGCAACAGGTCTTCAACGAGCCAGTTTATATCACCGCTTTCCTGATGGTAAACAAGCCATGGCAAATATTGTGATCCAGCAGGCCTCTCAGAATCTAAAAAGACAGCTTTCTGCTCTAAACAAAAATACGTCTTTAAATCATGAAGAAAAATTGAAGACATTTAAGTGTATACTTTCAGATTTTTACTGCCAAGGCCACCTGCCTTGTGTAATCGACTCCATGAGCTACGACTTAAATAATTACACGCACGCAGCAATTTTGAAGGAGTCTATTTCAGCTCTTATCGATGAACTTCGCATCATAGCTATGGATGCAGGATTAACCATTCAAGAATCTAGTGACTGGTCTATTATACATTAA
- a CDS encoding SDR family oxidoreductase has translation MKTLEGKTALITGGTSGIGRASAITLAQAGAQVVVTGRRENEGLETVKLVQDVGGEALFVKSDVLQEDQIKDSVEETVSKFGRLDIALNNAGVEIAGPIPEVQEADYRRIFDINVWGVLASMKYQIPVMLENGGGSIINVSSVAGKVGIAGVSIYVASKHAVEGLTKVAALEYAKEGLRVNAIAPGLIDTDMADRFAGKEGEQREYMNSFHPIGRSGKVNEVSDAVLWLAGDTSSFVTGHSLSVDGGWTAQ, from the coding sequence ATGAAAACACTTGAGGGAAAAACCGCACTCATTACCGGAGGCACATCTGGAATTGGCAGAGCCTCAGCCATCACTTTAGCGCAAGCGGGCGCACAAGTAGTCGTCACAGGACGCCGCGAGAATGAAGGACTAGAAACAGTTAAGTTAGTTCAGGACGTTGGCGGTGAGGCGCTTTTTGTTAAATCTGATGTACTCCAAGAAGACCAGATCAAAGATAGTGTAGAGGAGACCGTTTCAAAATTTGGCAGATTGGACATTGCGTTAAACAATGCTGGGGTAGAAATTGCCGGCCCTATTCCTGAAGTTCAGGAGGCTGATTATCGCAGAATTTTTGATATCAATGTCTGGGGCGTGCTAGCTTCCATGAAATACCAGATTCCCGTAATGCTAGAGAATGGAGGAGGTTCCATTATCAATGTTTCCAGCGTTGCGGGTAAGGTAGGGATTGCGGGAGTCTCAATCTATGTAGCAAGCAAGCATGCGGTAGAAGGACTTACCAAAGTAGCCGCTTTAGAGTATGCAAAAGAAGGCCTTAGAGTGAATGCCATAGCCCCTGGGCTTATTGACACTGACATGGCAGATCGATTTGCCGGAAAGGAAGGCGAACAAAGAGAATACATGAATAGCTTTCATCCGATTGGGAGAAGCGGAAAAGTCAATGAGGTTTCCGATGCCGTTCTCTGGCTAGCTGGGGATACCTCAAGCTTTGTTACTGGTCACAGCCTCTCGGTAGACGGTGGATGGACCGCCCAATAA
- the atpG gene encoding ATP synthase F1 subunit gamma: MPSTRDIRRRIKSVKNTAKITKAMQMVAASKMSKAQQAAQEGSAFAVRFNHLMRSLSEEHAEGIEHPFFEKLGKGVPCYLVISTDKGLCGGLNTNLFRLLNDLPKDAAFVSVGKRGRQYVTRAGFNLLADFPLADKFSFTESKQISKFLIEKFETQEISSVTVVYSRFKNTLVQVPSELKLLPMQELSLLSEVAGEDAKPLEIEEQVQEYIFEPSPQVVFAEMLPYYVHYQIYQTFLNAKAAEHSARMVAMKNATENAKQLVKDLTLEYNKARQAAITNELLEITSAQMALG; this comes from the coding sequence ATGCCTAGCACACGCGATATTCGCCGGCGTATTAAGTCGGTCAAAAACACTGCCAAGATCACAAAGGCTATGCAGATGGTGGCAGCTTCTAAGATGAGTAAAGCCCAACAGGCAGCTCAAGAAGGTAGTGCATTTGCGGTTCGCTTTAATCACCTAATGCGGTCTCTTTCCGAAGAGCATGCAGAGGGTATTGAACATCCATTTTTCGAGAAGCTTGGCAAAGGCGTTCCTTGTTACTTGGTCATCAGCACAGATAAAGGGCTATGCGGTGGACTAAACACGAATCTCTTTAGGTTATTGAATGATTTACCCAAGGATGCCGCATTCGTTAGTGTTGGTAAACGAGGTAGACAATATGTTACTCGAGCTGGGTTCAACTTGCTAGCGGATTTTCCTTTAGCTGATAAATTTAGTTTTACTGAGAGTAAGCAAATTTCAAAATTCTTAATTGAAAAGTTCGAGACTCAGGAGATTAGCTCAGTTACAGTCGTCTACTCACGTTTCAAAAACACTCTTGTGCAAGTTCCCTCGGAATTGAAACTTCTTCCCATGCAGGAGCTGAGTCTCCTATCAGAGGTTGCAGGCGAAGACGCTAAGCCCCTCGAAATCGAGGAGCAAGTCCAGGAATATATTTTTGAGCCTTCGCCACAGGTAGTGTTTGCGGAGATGCTTCCGTATTATGTCCATTATCAGATTTACCAAACTTTTTTAAACGCAAAAGCGGCTGAGCATAGTGCACGGATGGTAGCTATGAAAAATGCTACTGAGAACGCCAAGCAATTAGTGAAGGATTTAACACTCGAATATAACAAGGCTAGACAAGCCGCAATTACAAATGAATTGTTAGAAATTACCTCTGCGCAAATGGCTCTGGGCTAG
- a CDS encoding alkene reductase, whose protein sequence is MNTNTSQLLNPYKLNDLELANRVAMAPMTRARAGESRVANSLMAKYYAQRADTGLLITEATTISPQANGWVQSPGIYTDQMTDGWKQVVDAVHKKNGKIFMQLWHCGRASHSSFHHGNPPVAPSAIKMNQEYVHTPKGKETPETPRALETDEIPGIVEDYRNASESAKKAGFDGVEIHAANGYLVDEFLQAKTNHRTDQYGGSKENRYRFLDEIVKAVMQIWPSNRVGVRISPNGVFNDMGSEDYHEQFAYVAEQLNQYHLAYLHVMDGLGFGFHELGEAMTLRDLRKVFNGPLMGNCGYDLQTATAAVADGHADMIAIGRPFISNPDLIRRYQEGLALNPEADVKDWYSPTGSTGYTDFPILAESETS, encoded by the coding sequence ATGAATACAAATACATCACAACTATTAAATCCTTATAAACTAAATGATCTTGAACTAGCTAATAGAGTGGCCATGGCCCCTATGACTCGAGCACGGGCTGGAGAATCTAGAGTAGCGAATTCCTTAATGGCCAAATACTATGCACAAAGGGCAGACACAGGCCTTCTCATCACAGAAGCAACGACCATATCCCCACAAGCTAATGGCTGGGTGCAATCACCAGGAATCTATACTGACCAAATGACTGATGGATGGAAGCAGGTAGTTGATGCAGTGCATAAAAAGAATGGAAAAATCTTTATGCAATTATGGCATTGCGGAAGAGCATCGCACAGTAGTTTTCATCATGGGAACCCGCCAGTGGCACCATCTGCTATAAAAATGAATCAGGAGTATGTGCATACCCCTAAGGGTAAAGAAACCCCCGAAACCCCAAGGGCATTAGAAACAGATGAAATACCTGGGATCGTTGAAGATTATCGAAATGCTTCGGAAAGTGCTAAGAAAGCCGGCTTTGATGGAGTCGAAATCCATGCAGCAAATGGGTATCTAGTTGATGAATTTTTACAAGCCAAAACAAACCATCGCACAGATCAATATGGTGGTAGTAAAGAGAATCGTTACCGATTTTTAGATGAGATTGTCAAAGCTGTCATGCAGATTTGGCCATCCAATCGCGTGGGAGTCCGAATCTCCCCAAACGGAGTATTTAATGACATGGGATCTGAAGATTATCATGAGCAATTTGCCTATGTTGCCGAGCAGCTCAACCAATATCATTTGGCCTATCTACATGTCATGGATGGTTTAGGCTTTGGCTTCCATGAGCTAGGAGAAGCCATGACTTTAAGGGATTTACGGAAAGTTTTTAATGGACCGTTGATGGGAAACTGCGGCTACGATTTACAAACAGCAACGGCAGCTGTAGCAGACGGACATGCAGATATGATTGCAATCGGTCGACCTTTCATCAGCAATCCAGATCTTATCAGACGCTATCAAGAAGGCCTAGCTCTTAATCCAGAGGCAGATGTGAAAGACTGGTATAGCCCAACTGGGTCTACTGGTTATACGGATTTCCCTATCCTAGCAGAATCAGAAACTTCGTAA
- a CDS encoding SRPBCC family protein, translating to MPSFIVSKSILVDTSQENVYDTLRDFKQWPAWSPWIIVEPDCQLDYASDGNSYTWDGSVIGTGDIKITSEEKPHIIRYQISFVKPFKSSSEVTLRLEPVDNYIKITWTLYGSLPIFLFWMKPMMRASVGMDYLRGLNMLKDYLEKGSVSTALTFIGEEIFPGFSYIGIRKQSPIQEIAKEMEKDFEKLNTLSKELSIQQDVKAFSIYHKWDIVNATCNYTVGFPLSQETSSIPQDFTMGKIPSCQVYTVKHKGPYRHIGNAWSAVMMRSQSRILKQKTNIHPFEIYENSPKNTAENALITKVHFPIK from the coding sequence ATGCCTTCTTTTATCGTTAGCAAATCAATTCTCGTAGATACCTCACAAGAGAATGTCTATGACACTCTCCGAGACTTCAAACAATGGCCAGCCTGGTCTCCTTGGATCATTGTTGAGCCTGACTGTCAGCTTGACTATGCCTCAGATGGAAATAGTTACACGTGGGATGGATCAGTCATTGGCACAGGAGATATAAAAATCACCAGTGAAGAGAAGCCTCATATCATCCGATACCAAATATCCTTTGTAAAACCCTTCAAATCGTCATCTGAAGTAACCCTTCGCCTGGAACCAGTGGATAATTACATCAAGATTACTTGGACCCTTTATGGTTCACTTCCCATTTTTCTATTTTGGATGAAACCAATGATGCGAGCCTCTGTAGGTATGGATTATTTACGAGGTCTGAACATGCTTAAAGATTACTTAGAAAAAGGCAGTGTTTCCACTGCCCTAACTTTTATCGGAGAAGAAATATTTCCAGGCTTTTCCTACATCGGTATTCGTAAGCAAAGCCCAATCCAAGAAATAGCTAAAGAAATGGAGAAGGATTTTGAAAAACTAAACACACTATCCAAGGAATTAAGCATACAGCAAGATGTGAAAGCTTTTTCCATCTACCACAAATGGGACATCGTAAATGCAACATGCAACTACACTGTAGGATTTCCTCTTAGTCAGGAAACTAGCTCCATACCACAGGATTTCACTATGGGAAAAATTCCAAGCTGCCAAGTATACACTGTGAAGCACAAGGGACCTTATCGGCATATCGGGAATGCCTGGTCCGCAGTGATGATGCGTTCGCAATCTCGTATTCTCAAACAGAAAACCAACATTCATCCATTTGAAATTTATGAGAATAGCCCCAAGAATACGGCAGAGAATGCCCTCATTACTAAGGTCCACTTTCCTATCAAGTAG
- a CDS encoding cupin domain-containing protein: MSNLSDIKKHNKATAIHAGHPDSWINYTVELPIAGKIPGKLWLKEHLGLTGMEISFNLLPPGASIPFMHAHKQNEELYIFISGEGQMLVDNEIIDVSAGSAVRISPSAMRCWRNTGKDNLVHLVIQCKEGSLEQWTIEDGLPSTEPPEWPE, from the coding sequence ATGAGCAATCTATCCGACATAAAAAAACATAATAAAGCAACTGCCATTCATGCAGGTCACCCAGACAGCTGGATTAACTATACAGTTGAGCTCCCGATAGCTGGAAAGATCCCAGGAAAATTATGGCTCAAAGAACACCTAGGACTAACTGGTATGGAAATTTCTTTTAACTTATTACCACCTGGAGCAAGCATACCCTTTATGCATGCCCACAAGCAAAACGAAGAACTCTATATATTTATATCTGGCGAAGGCCAAATGCTAGTAGACAATGAAATCATAGATGTTTCTGCAGGATCAGCCGTTCGCATTTCTCCATCTGCCATGCGCTGCTGGAGAAACACGGGAAAAGATAACTTAGTTCATCTGGTTATCCAATGCAAAGAGGGCTCCTTAGAACAATGGACTATTGAGGATGGACTGCCTTCAACAGAACCGCCTGAATGGCCTGAGTAA
- the raiA gene encoding ribosome-associated translation inhibitor RaiA, producing MRIHLSAHGLKLTAKLNAFVADKLSHVEHLTDDIIGAHVVLVHDEGAKAPTKQYGVKVHLGVPGPDIHLEQYDRDLLAATDKIVDKLARQLRKRKTKLKEKGRHKLQKKKERDKKFGS from the coding sequence ATGCGTATTCACTTAAGTGCACATGGTCTAAAATTAACTGCTAAATTAAATGCCTTCGTAGCTGATAAACTCTCGCATGTAGAGCACCTGACGGATGATATTATTGGTGCTCACGTGGTTCTAGTTCATGACGAAGGTGCGAAAGCCCCAACAAAACAGTATGGTGTTAAAGTGCATCTTGGAGTGCCAGGACCTGACATTCATCTCGAGCAGTATGACCGAGACCTCCTAGCAGCAACTGATAAAATAGTAGACAAGTTAGCTAGACAGCTTCGTAAGCGTAAGACTAAACTCAAAGAAAAGGGTCGTCACAAACTTCAGAAGAAAAAAGAAAGAGATAAAAAATTCGGATCTTAG
- a CDS encoding ABC transporter permease subunit — protein sequence MSAAFWVQLRRELSAFLFSPLAYVLLFLFSLVTAAIFWVNVLEVARGPQLYGIMQRFFLSAFYWFCIVTLIPVITMRLFSEEYRAGTIEMLLTAPVLEWDIVLAKFFAGVFMYILLWAPTAIYFLAFQVITDFTIPVQWAALGLCYLMVLLIGMFYVSVGVFASSLSSNQIISAVITFTFISLMLFLPSAFTQDADADKINQVRYFFSPYHMWEFARGTFDTRPVIFHLSGTMLFLTLTYGNLISRKFKS from the coding sequence GTGAGTGCTGCCTTTTGGGTTCAGCTAAGACGCGAGTTAAGTGCTTTTCTGTTCTCTCCTTTAGCTTATGTTTTGTTGTTCCTATTTTCATTAGTCACAGCGGCCATTTTTTGGGTCAATGTTCTTGAGGTCGCTAGAGGGCCTCAGCTCTATGGAATTATGCAGAGGTTTTTTCTCTCGGCTTTTTACTGGTTTTGTATTGTGACACTTATACCAGTTATTACGATGAGACTTTTCTCTGAGGAATACCGAGCGGGCACTATTGAAATGTTACTTACAGCCCCTGTTTTGGAATGGGATATTGTGTTGGCGAAATTTTTCGCAGGTGTTTTTATGTATATTTTGCTTTGGGCGCCGACAGCTATCTATTTCTTAGCCTTTCAGGTAATTACAGATTTTACTATCCCTGTTCAATGGGCCGCTCTGGGGCTCTGCTATTTGATGGTTTTATTGATTGGTATGTTTTATGTCTCTGTCGGAGTATTTGCTTCGTCCCTAAGTTCTAATCAGATCATTTCTGCCGTCATTACTTTCACCTTCATTAGCTTGATGCTTTTTCTTCCTAGTGCGTTCACTCAAGATGCAGACGCTGATAAAATAAACCAAGTACGTTACTTTTTTTCCCCTTATCATATGTGGGAATTTGCCAGGGGAACCTTTGACACGAGGCCTGTGATCTTTCACCTGTCTGGAACCATGCTATTCCTGACATTGACTTATGGTAATTTAATTTCGCGAAAATTTAAGTCATAG
- a CDS encoding ATP-binding cassette domain-containing protein, with protein MIEVEHLTKKYAGVEAVRNISFHVEKGEIVGFLGPNGAGKSTTMRILAGYLPASSGNVKVAECDLLTQSLELRKKIGYMPENVPLYKDMSVQDFLSYRAALKGVRRKQLRSSVNDAMDRCAVADVRKKHIAKLSRGFRQRVALADALVHDPELLILDEPTAGLDPKQIRSVRDLIKELGTDHTILLSTHILSEVEAMCSRAIIINKGKIEASDSIQNLQAKVEGGALILEIKTNKESALRALNALEAVAVTNVLQDSEGWLKLECLIKPGKEIRGPVDQLIKDKNWDLREFRMIKASLEDVFVELTEE; from the coding sequence ATGATAGAAGTTGAGCACCTAACAAAAAAATATGCCGGGGTTGAAGCAGTCCGGAATATCAGTTTTCATGTTGAGAAAGGTGAAATTGTAGGATTCTTAGGACCAAATGGGGCGGGTAAAAGTACGACCATGAGGATTCTAGCAGGTTATCTGCCGGCTAGTTCAGGGAATGTTAAGGTCGCTGAATGTGATCTCCTTACTCAGTCTCTGGAGTTGAGAAAAAAAATAGGCTATATGCCCGAAAATGTTCCTTTGTATAAGGATATGAGCGTCCAGGATTTTCTGTCCTATCGAGCAGCTTTAAAAGGAGTGCGTAGAAAACAGTTGCGTTCATCTGTTAATGATGCCATGGATCGCTGCGCGGTTGCTGATGTTAGAAAGAAGCATATTGCTAAGCTGTCTAGGGGATTTAGACAAAGGGTAGCCCTTGCAGATGCTCTTGTGCATGATCCTGAATTATTAATTTTAGACGAGCCAACAGCCGGTTTGGATCCTAAACAGATTCGCTCTGTTAGAGACTTAATCAAGGAACTGGGAACAGATCATACTATTTTACTTTCTACGCATATTCTTTCAGAGGTAGAAGCTATGTGCAGTCGAGCCATTATTATTAACAAAGGCAAAATTGAAGCCTCAGACTCCATACAAAACTTGCAAGCCAAGGTGGAAGGTGGTGCCTTAATTTTAGAAATTAAGACAAATAAGGAGAGTGCTCTCAGAGCTTTGAATGCATTAGAGGCAGTGGCTGTCACCAATGTTTTACAAGACAGCGAAGGTTGGCTGAAATTAGAGTGTCTAATAAAACCGGGTAAAGAAATACGCGGACCTGTGGATCAGCTTATAAAAGATAAGAATTGGGACCTAAGAGAATTTCGCATGATCAAGGCAAGCCTGGAAGATGTTTTTGTGGAGCTAACAGAAGAATGA
- the atpD gene encoding F0F1 ATP synthase subunit beta: MTAVTKKTATKKKASSSTTGSKGKIAQVIGPVVDVEFDEKEIPPLFQALEINFKVEGETKKVVLEVQQHLGQGWVRGVAMSPTDGLTRGMEVIDTGAPISVPVGEAVLGRVFNVLGEPTDERGPVKPDKLYPIHRTAPPLTEQDTKAQVLETGIKVIDLICPFTKGGKVGAFGGAGVGKTVVIMELINNIAKAHGGYSVFAGVGERTREGNDLYEEMSEAGVINQKDLSKSKVALVYGQMNEPPGARMRVALSGLAMTEYFRDEKNQDVLLFVDNVFRFSQAGSEVSALLGRTPSAVGYQPTLATEMGELQERITSTKKGSITSFQAVYVPADDLTDPAPANTFAHLDSTIVLERSIAELGIYPAVDPLASTSNALAPAVVGEEHYAVARGVQNVLQKYKDLQDIIAILGMDELSPEDKQTVYRARKIQRFLSQPFHVAEIFTGVSGQYVTINDTIQGFKEILEGEHDDRAETDFYMKGSIDTIGSKD, translated from the coding sequence ATGACGGCAGTAACCAAGAAAACAGCAACAAAGAAGAAGGCAAGCTCATCGACAACTGGAAGCAAGGGAAAGATTGCTCAGGTCATCGGACCCGTAGTAGATGTAGAATTTGATGAGAAGGAGATACCACCTTTGTTTCAGGCGCTGGAGATTAATTTCAAAGTTGAAGGAGAAACAAAAAAAGTTGTTTTAGAAGTTCAACAGCATTTAGGCCAAGGTTGGGTCCGAGGAGTTGCAATGAGCCCCACAGATGGTTTAACGCGCGGGATGGAAGTCATTGATACGGGTGCACCTATTTCAGTTCCTGTAGGAGAGGCAGTGCTGGGTCGTGTATTTAATGTATTGGGTGAGCCCACAGATGAAAGAGGGCCAGTTAAACCTGATAAATTGTATCCTATCCATCGCACAGCTCCACCTTTAACAGAGCAAGATACCAAAGCCCAGGTTCTTGAAACTGGCATAAAAGTAATCGATCTCATCTGTCCCTTTACCAAGGGTGGTAAGGTTGGAGCGTTTGGAGGCGCTGGTGTAGGTAAGACAGTAGTTATCATGGAGCTTATCAATAATATTGCTAAAGCACATGGTGGTTATTCAGTGTTTGCTGGTGTTGGTGAGCGTACTCGTGAGGGTAATGACCTATACGAGGAAATGTCTGAGGCTGGTGTTATAAACCAAAAAGATCTTTCAAAATCTAAAGTAGCGTTGGTTTACGGGCAAATGAACGAGCCACCTGGAGCGCGTATGCGTGTTGCGCTAAGTGGTTTGGCAATGACCGAGTATTTTCGCGACGAGAAAAATCAGGATGTATTGCTTTTTGTAGATAACGTTTTCCGCTTCTCACAAGCGGGGTCGGAGGTGTCCGCACTTCTTGGAAGAACTCCCAGTGCGGTTGGTTATCAGCCAACGCTTGCAACTGAAATGGGTGAGTTGCAAGAGCGTATTACTTCAACTAAGAAAGGCTCTATCACTTCTTTCCAGGCCGTGTATGTTCCGGCTGATGACTTAACTGACCCTGCTCCAGCAAATACTTTTGCTCATTTAGATTCGACTATCGTTCTTGAGCGTTCTATCGCGGAACTTGGTATTTATCCTGCGGTAGATCCATTGGCCTCAACTTCTAACGCGCTAGCTCCTGCTGTTGTTGGAGAAGAGCACTATGCGGTTGCTCGTGGTGTGCAAAACGTTCTTCAGAAATATAAGGACCTCCAGGATATTATTGCGATTCTGGGTATGGATGAGTTATCTCCCGAAGATAAGCAAACAGTATATCGCGCTCGTAAGATTCAGAGATTCTTAAGCCAGCCCTTTCATGTCGCGGAAATTTTTACTGGAGTTTCAGGGCAGTATGTTACTATCAATGATACGATTCAAGGGTTCAAAGAAATCTTAGAAGGTGAGCATGATGATCGCGCAGAAACAGATTTCTACATGAAGGGCAGTATCGATACCATCGGTAGCAAAGATTGA
- a CDS encoding pyridoxal phosphate-dependent aminotransferase, whose translation MEIADRVKTLTPSVSLAISAKAKALKASGEDVIGFGAGEPDFDTPEHIKAAAMGAIDAGFTKYTPASGIPELREAIADKLHTDNALDYEPHQIIVSCGAKHSVFNALLATINPGDEVLIPAPYWLSYPEMVRVAGGEPIIVPTNRENAYKLTPDQFLEHMSPLTKMVIINSPGNPTGTVYTENELAALAEVALDEEILILSDEIYEKLVYDDCKHVSLASFSKQVYDNTIVVNGFSKAYAMTGWRLGYLAAPTELARAINSMQSHTTSNPTSFAQRGGWAALKSPQDCVDEMRTTYDARRKLMCQKLDSINALSYVKPQGAFYVMVDISEMNMASTDFAERLLESKQVAVVPGAAFGDDNTVRLSYACSNDDIEKGLDRLADFCA comes from the coding sequence ATGGAAATAGCCGACAGAGTAAAGACTTTGACCCCGTCAGTGTCCTTAGCCATATCTGCCAAAGCCAAAGCCCTCAAAGCTAGTGGCGAGGATGTGATAGGATTTGGAGCTGGAGAACCAGATTTCGATACCCCAGAGCATATCAAAGCAGCCGCTATGGGTGCTATTGATGCCGGATTCACAAAATATACGCCCGCATCAGGTATTCCCGAACTGCGTGAGGCCATCGCAGATAAATTGCACACAGATAACGCCCTTGATTATGAACCACATCAAATCATTGTCAGTTGCGGCGCCAAGCACTCTGTTTTTAATGCCCTGCTGGCCACTATTAATCCGGGAGACGAAGTTCTTATTCCTGCACCTTATTGGTTGAGCTATCCAGAAATGGTACGGGTTGCAGGAGGAGAGCCTATCATTGTTCCTACAAACAGAGAAAATGCTTACAAGCTTACACCTGACCAATTTTTGGAACACATGAGCCCGCTCACCAAAATGGTAATTATCAATTCCCCCGGGAATCCCACGGGGACAGTCTATACAGAGAATGAACTCGCTGCACTTGCTGAAGTAGCACTCGATGAGGAGATCTTGATTCTTTCTGACGAAATCTATGAAAAACTAGTCTATGACGATTGCAAGCATGTCTCGCTCGCTAGCTTTAGTAAACAAGTGTATGATAACACCATAGTGGTAAACGGCTTCAGTAAGGCATATGCCATGACAGGCTGGAGACTCGGCTACCTCGCTGCACCAACGGAGCTAGCGCGTGCAATCAACTCAATGCAAAGCCATACGACTTCCAATCCAACCTCATTTGCCCAACGTGGGGGATGGGCAGCTCTCAAAAGTCCCCAAGATTGTGTGGATGAAATGAGAACAACTTACGACGCAAGACGCAAGTTAATGTGCCAGAAACTAGATAGTATTAATGCCCTAAGCTATGTTAAACCTCAAGGTGCTTTTTATGTCATGGTAGATATTTCTGAGATGAATATGGCATCCACAGATTTTGCTGAAAGACTCCTGGAAAGCAAACAAGTGGCCGTTGTGCCAGGTGCTGCGTTCGGCGATGACAATACAGTGCGCCTATCTTACGCTTGCAGCAATGATGACATTGAAAAGGGGTTAGACAGATTAGCAGACTTCTGCGCCTAA
- a CDS encoding SDR family oxidoreductase — protein sequence MSEPYVLVTGASSGLGVGFARAYAKKGRSLVLTARREDRLKALAGDLLSDRVKVETVSMDLAEVGAAARLRKVCREKGWWIDGVVNNAGLGFQIDLRDLSNDQVLRMMQVNVVAFTEMMQLFLPEMTARKRGFILNVASTAGFSPVPHFSVYAATKAYVISLSEAVHEEMKTRGVKVCCLCPGPVDTEFQQAAGVDPRFFAATQAVEPVVEKGLALVEKGAALGWSSLYQRVSSLAMELAPRGLRRWVIGQVMKACLRKEAERKAVLKNKL from the coding sequence ATGAGTGAGCCTTATGTTTTAGTTACAGGTGCGAGTAGCGGTTTAGGGGTTGGGTTTGCCCGAGCCTATGCGAAAAAGGGTAGATCCTTGGTTCTTACTGCTAGAAGGGAGGATCGGCTAAAGGCGCTAGCGGGAGACTTATTGTCAGATCGAGTCAAAGTTGAGACAGTGTCTATGGACTTGGCCGAAGTTGGTGCCGCAGCGAGGTTGCGCAAAGTTTGTCGAGAAAAAGGCTGGTGGATTGATGGAGTGGTTAATAATGCGGGTTTGGGTTTTCAAATTGATTTAAGGGATCTTTCGAATGATCAGGTTTTGCGCATGATGCAGGTGAATGTTGTGGCATTTACTGAAATGATGCAGTTGTTTTTACCTGAAATGACTGCGCGTAAACGCGGATTTATACTTAACGTAGCTTCTACCGCAGGTTTTTCTCCTGTGCCTCATTTTTCTGTTTACGCAGCAACCAAAGCCTATGTCATATCGTTATCAGAGGCGGTTCATGAAGAAATGAAGACCCGTGGAGTAAAGGTTTGTTGTTTATGTCCTGGACCGGTTGATACTGAATTTCAACAAGCAGCCGGCGTTGATCCACGTTTTTTTGCGGCAACACAAGCGGTAGAACCGGTGGTCGAAAAAGGGCTAGCTTTGGTTGAAAAGGGTGCTGCTCTCGGCTGGAGCTCACTTTACCAACGGGTGTCTTCCTTGGCTATGGAATTAGCTCCGCGGGGGTTGAGAAGATGGGTAATTGGCCAAGTTATGAAGGCCTGTTTGCGTAAGGAGGCTGAGCGCAAAGCTGTGTTGAAAAATAAGCTCTAG
- the atpC gene encoding ATP synthase F1 subunit epsilon, whose translation MAELKLEIITPEKVAYSDTVQSVVLPGTEGEMGALANHVPMVTMLSPGDLQVSKDGKIVDLAVGEGFVEVTAHHVTVLTDMALEASEIDEDQAQKAIERAQEALKNEPADSDEAKMLMATVQRSMAQLNVKKRWRK comes from the coding sequence ATGGCAGAACTTAAGTTAGAGATTATTACACCTGAAAAAGTAGCCTATTCAGATACTGTCCAATCAGTTGTCTTGCCTGGCACTGAAGGGGAAATGGGGGCTTTGGCTAATCACGTCCCCATGGTTACTATGCTTTCTCCTGGTGACTTACAAGTTTCAAAAGATGGTAAAATAGTTGACCTAGCAGTTGGGGAAGGATTCGTTGAGGTCACAGCTCATCATGTAACAGTTTTAACAGATATGGCCTTGGAAGCTTCTGAAATTGATGAGGACCAAGCACAGAAGGCGATTGAGCGCGCCCAAGAGGCACTAAAGAATGAGCCTGCGGATTCAGATGAAGCTAAGATGCTCATGGCAACTGTCCAAAGAAGCATGGCTCAGCTTAACGTCAAGAAGCGCTGGAGAAAATAG